From one Aspergillus fumigatus Af293 chromosome 8, whole genome shotgun sequence genomic stretch:
- the psoD gene encoding cytochrome P450 monooxygenase psoD, which translates to MIISSYHLLWLALVAFILQYVAGIVSTRQRRQGAKVPPGPKGWPFLGSAPALAAVDTNGIIGIFKSWAEQYGSITQFSAMGDKQVILTEDKDARELFVRRGIKYSDRGAPHAVEYISMKQNPGFRPKDDGWRRQRSMIQSAINITSINKYQSLMDDEATFTVNALLQSPDSFHGEFLRYSYSVLTSSLLGFSVRSPSDPFIHHNETFTAELMNSFRPDCFPSNVFPVLRKLPMWLLPSLRTMERLRKEYVGEMWAFRRKIEKLVKEGSATECIYKHFLLHRDQYNVTEEESVHTFQAMIDGGTRSPHNNLLTFLFLMMEFPEWQKKLQEEVDRVVGRDRMPSYRDIPNLPTVRAIVKETVRYRSIVAEMGIGHCLQTDDIYKGYFFEKGTVFNAIFASILMDKDTYPDGKLFNPARWLEPSYPTYKEPLTTYPNCQGFPAFGYGRRACPGVDFAERTLVIMFAKLGWTMNIRWPRDEDGNELREELQYEPVPAPRPLKFGCRLEARDADRAKIVEEAAKHLKLQ; encoded by the exons ATGATAATTTCGTCGTACCACCTGTTGTGGTTGGCTTTGGTGGCCTTCATTTTGCAGTATGTTGCTGGGATAGTGTCAACGCGTCAACGGAGACAGGGCGCCAAGGTGCCGCCGGGACCAAAAG GATGGCCATTCCTTGGAAGCGCGCCAGCTCTGGCTGCCGTTGACACCAATGGGATAATCGGTATCTTCAAGAGCTGGGCCGAGCAATATGGCTCCATCACTCAGTTCAGCGCCATGGGCGACAAGCAAGTCATTCTTACCGAGGATAAGGACGCAAGAGAGCTCTTTGTCAGACGGGGGATCAAGTATTCTGATCGTGGAGCTCCTCATGCCGTCGAATACATTTCGATGAAACAGAATCCCGGTTTCAGGCCCAAGGATG ATGGATGGCGCCGCCAAAGAAGCATGATCCAAAGCGCGATCAACATCACCTCCATCAATAAATACCAGAGTCTGATGGACGATGAAGCCACGTTCACCGTGAACGCACTGCTGCAGTCCCCGGACTCGTTTCATGGCGAGTTCTTGCGATATTCCTACTCCGTGTTGACGAGCTCGTTGCTCGGCTTCTCAGTCCGCAGTCCATCGGACCCTTTCATCCACCACAATGAAACCTTCACGGCCGAACTCATGAACTCTTTCCGTCCTGACTGCTTCCCGAGCAACGTGTTCCCTGTGCTCCGGAAACTGCCCATGTGGCTTCTGCCCAGCTTGAGAACGATGGAAAGGCTCCGGAAAGAGTATGTGGGCGAGATGTGGGCGTTCAGGAGGAAGATCGAGAAGCTCGTCAAGGAGGGCTCGGCGACAGAGTGCATCTATAAACATTTTCTCCTCCACCGGGATCAGTATAACGTCACCGAGGAAGAGTCGGTTCACACATTTCAGGCCATGATTGACGGTGGGACCCGCTCGCCCCACAACAACCTGCTAacattcctcttcctgaTGATGGAGTTTCCCGAGTGgcagaagaagctgcaagAGGAGGTCGACAGAGTCGTTGGCAGGGATCGAATGCCGAGCTATAGGGACATTCCTAACCTGCCTACTGTGAGAGCTATTGTCAAGGAAACAGTCCGATACAGAAGTATTGTCGCAGAAATGGGCATTGGCCATTGCCTGCAAACGGACGACATTTACAAGGGCTACTTCTTTGAAAAAGGCACTGTATTCAACGCTATATTTGC GTCTATCCTTATGGACAAAGACACCTACCCAGACGGCAAACTTTTCAATCCTGCGCGCTGGCTGGAGCCTAGTTACCCGACTTACAAGGAACCCCTGACCACGTACCCAAACTGTCAGGGCTTTCCTGCATTCGGCTATGGTAGGCGGGCATGCCCGGGGGTTGACTTTGCGGAGAGAACCCTGGTCATAATGTTTGCGAAGCTGGGATGGACGATGAATATTCGATGGCCGAGGGATGAGGACGGTAACGAACTTCGGGAGGAATTACAGTATGAACCAGTGCCAGCGCCGAGGCCGTTGAAGTTTGGTTGCAGGCTTGAGGCTCGAGATGCTGACCGCGCCAAGATAGTGGAGGAAGCAGCGAAGCATTTGAAGTTGCAATGA
- a CDS encoding alpha/beta hydrolase, whose translation MDLGLALVITLLSAPLSVYLYRQIRASLEDIQHTPEELTFTPARSGPAAPGAQTFPKPVYPIDAFPGSRQFKTVYGTIHVFEWGPEDGEKVLLVHGLGTPCIALGDMAKELVRRGYRVMMYDLFGRGYSDAPNDLVFDARLYTTQVLLVLASSPLSWTGASAFHMIGFSLGGSIAVAFAAYHATMLRSVTLVCPGGLIRTSHMKPLDKMLYSSARVIPEWLRLRLFRESLEPRNGAACADVPGEMEDEDDVAFDDVPIAQDRPQVTVGDVIRWQLAANAGFVRSYLSTLRSALVYRRHDRTWRVLADELARRRVADALPGLPGGKVCLIVAERDVIVVGDECASDAAEILGAEAVETHVLGGGHEIAISRARDVISIAVRFWNRR comes from the exons ATGGACCTCGGACTCGCACTAGTCATCACTCTCCTTTCCGCACCATTATCGGTTTACTTGTACAGACAGATCCGCGCATCGCTCGAGGATATACAACACACGCCAGAAGAACTGACCTTTACTCCTGCGCGATCGGGACCGGCGGCGCCAGGAGCACAAACATTCCCGAAACCAGTGTACCCGATCGACGCATTCCCCGGCAGCAGGCAGTTCAAGACTGTATACGGAACAATCCACGTGTTCGAATGGGGCCCTGAGGATGGGGAAAAGGTGTTACTGGTGCACGGCCTTGGTACACCCTGTATAGCATTGGGTGATATGGCTAAAGAGTTGGTTCGCAGAGGCTACAGGGTTATGATGTACG ATCTGTTTGGTCGCGGTTACTCCGATGCGCCGAATGACCTCGTCTTTGACGCAAGACTCTACACCACACAAGTGTTGCTTGTGCTCGCTTCGTCCCCGCTATCCTGGACGGGCGCCTCTGCCTTCCATATGATCGGCTTTTCTCTCGGCGGCTCCATCGCCGTCGCTTTCGCTGCCTACCACGCGACGATGCTCCGCTCCGTGACTCTGGTATGTCCAGGTGGCCTCATCCGCACGTCGCACATGAAGCCTCTAGACAAAATGTTATACTCTTCTGCTCGTGTTATACCCGAGTGGCTACGCCTCAGGCTTTTTCGGGAGAGTTTGGAGCCCAGGAACGGCGCGGCCTGTGCGGATGTTCCCGGGGAAatggaggacgaggacgacgtgGCTTTTGATGATGTGCCAATTGCACAGGACCGGCCCCAGGTCACCGTCGGAGATGTGATCCGGTGGCAGCTAGCAGCCAATGCAGGGTTTGTGCGGTCCTACCTGAGTACCCTCCGCAGCGCCCTGGTCTATCGACGACACGACCGGACGTGGAGGGTCTTGGCCGACGAGCTGGCCAGAAGACGAGTAGCAGATGCTCTCCCTGGGTTGCCAGGGGGCAAGGTTTGTCTGATCGTGGCCGAGAGGGACGTTATCGTTGTGGGAGATGAATGTGCCTCGGACGCGGCGGAGATACTGGGGGCAGAAGCCGTGGAGACTCACGTCCTGGGTGGAGGGCACGAGATTGCCATCTCGAGAGCAAGAGACGTGATTTCAATAGCCGTGAGATTTTGGAATAGACGATGA
- the psoE gene encoding glutathione S-transferase psoE, which produces MVFGTLYTFPGDQCRTIAIKAVAKANGLDLDIRETPRTPDHLSISKLGKVPAFQGADSFKLFECMAIALYITSQNEQTTLLGKDKKEYAEIIKWMSFFNTEIVILMTQQLLPQLGVIPYDRDQVEFFANMTQRSVDVVEEYLQDRTFLVGDQLSLADLFCAGNISLGFQFFYGKAWRQQNPNVSRWYEMVCHQPIYAAVTDKFQLLDEPKLTNNPPEKKPETVPKNGAAVAIEATQA; this is translated from the exons ATGGTTTTTGGAACCTTGTACACATTCCCT GGCGACCAGTGCCGAACAATAGCAATCAAAGCTGTCGCCAAAGCGAATGGACTCGACCTGGATATTCGCGAAACCCCCAGAACTCCTGACCATCTGAGTATCAGCAAGCTCGGCAAGGTCCCTGCCTTTCAAGGTGCCGATAGCTTCAAGCTGTTTGAATGCATGGCCATTGCTCTCTACA TCACTTCTCAGAATGAACAAACCACTCTTCTCggaaaggacaagaaggaatACGCGGAGATCATCAAGTGGATGTCTTTTTTCAACACCGAGATAGTCATCCTTATGACCCAACAATTACTGCCCCAGCTGGGTGTGATTCCGTACGACAGAGACCAGGTGGAGTTCTTCGCCAACATGACCCAACGATCCGTCGATGTGGTCGAGGAGTATTTGCAGGACCGCACATTCCTCGTTGGCGACCAGCTCTCCCTTGCTGATCTGTTCTGTGCGGGAAACATCTCGCTTGGCTTCCAATTCTTCTACGGCAAAGCCTGGAGGCAGCAGAATCCAAACGTGTCTCGCTGGTACGAGATGGTTTGCCATCAGCCCATCTATGCGGCTGTGACCGACAAGTTTCAGCTTCTGGATGAGCCCAAGCTGACCAACAATCCGCCTGAAAAGAAGCCTGAGACCGTCCCGAAGAACGGTGCTGCTGTTGCTATTGAGGCTACGCAGGCTTAG
- a CDS encoding fatty acid desaturase produces the protein MAPAMLNKNRVWTRGEIEGLIAEDHKIIILGDQVLKVDAWLPYHPGGIKSILHMVGRDATDEITALHSKEAQAHMQKYVIGRIHGKWENFLPPIQGGTFRMLTSKDVDDEAPSAEEDVSSSGQSTPPSTIFDSDETGDQVHLRRVGIDTPMSRDSSLSPTEPELSRYKSAEASAAHAISSDLSKYPRLDKKSQDEVASKYRQLDERLQSEGLYDCPYSSYAVESIRYLVLFVLFVTCLHYSYYALSGLFLGLLWHLLAFTVHDAGHLSITHGFHTDSCIGIFIADFLGGLSVGWWKRNHNVHHIVTNSPEHDPDIQHMPFFAISSRFFGSLRSTYYDRDMKFDTAARFFIKYQHYLYYPILLFGRFNLYRLAWAYLLDPAQAPRKGAAWWHRYLEMTGQVFFWYWYGFRTVYLSIPTWSSRIVFVLISHMVTAPLHVQLTLSHFAMSSADLGVDESFAQKMVRTTMDVDCPPWLDFLHGGLNFQVVHHLFPRLPRHNLRRAQPYVKEFCRDVGIPYVIFGFTRGNKEVISRLGEVADQLRVLEECRKVAAKDLIGGRHGR, from the coding sequence ATGGCACCGGCCATGTTGAACAAAAATCGAGTGTGGACGCGGGGAGAGATTGAGGGATTGATAGCAGAGGACCATAAGATCATCATATTGGGGGATCAGGTACTCAAGGTCGACGCGTGGCTACCATATCATCCAGGGGGCATTAAATCCATATTACACATGGTGGGCCGGGATGCAACGGATGAAATAACCGCATTGCACTCCAAGGAAGCACAGGCACATATGCAAAAGTATGTGATAGGAAGAATACATGGGAAATGGGAAAATTTTTTGCCTCCGATACAGGGAGGGACATTCAGGATGCTGACATCGAAAGACGTCGACGACGAAGCGccatctgctgaagaagatgtcAGCTCATCTGGACAATCaacaccaccatcaacaatcTTCGATTCCGATGAGACAGGAGACCAAGTTCATCTGAGGCGTGTAGGAATCGATACACCCATGTCCCGAGATTCATCATTATCCCCAACAGAGCCAGAGCTCAGCAGATACAAATCTGCGGAAGCATCAGCTGCCCACGCGATATCATCCGATCTCTCCAAATATCCTCGTCTGGATAAGAAGTCCCAAGACGAGGTCGCCTCAAAGTACCGCCAGCTCGACGAAAGACTGCAATCCGAAGGGCTCTACGATTGTCCATATAGTTCATACGCTGTCGAATCTATTCGATACTTGGTTCTCTTCGTTCTCTTTGTGACATGTCTTCACTATTCCTATTACGCTCTTTCGGGCCTTTTCCTTGGACTACTCTGGCACCTGCTTGCATTCACCGTCCACGACGCCGGTCACCTAAGCATAACGCATGGATTCCACACCGACAGCTGCATCGGGATTTTCATTGCCGATTTCCTCGGCGGTCTATCAGTCGGTTGGTGGAAGCGGAACCACAATGTGCATCACATAGTAACCAACTCGCCCGAGCACGATCCGGATATCCAGCACATGCCCTTTTTCGCCATCTCCTCTCGGTTCTTTGGTTCCTTGCGCTCGACCTACTACGATCGCGATATGAAGTTCGACACTGCAGCGCGTTTCTTCATCAAGTACCAGCATTACCTCTACTACCCCATACTATTATTCGGTCGTTTCAACCTGTACCGCCTAGCATGGGCATATCTCCTCGACCCGGCACAGGCGCCCCGCAAAGGCGCCGCATGGTGGCATCGTTACCTTGAAATGACCGGTCAGGTGTTCTTTTGGTACTGGTATGGCTTCCGGACGGTATACCTCTCGATCCCGACGTGGTCATCCCGCATCGTCTTTGTGCTCATCTCGCATATGGTCACCGCCCCGTTGCATGTACAGCTCACACTCAGTCACTTCGCCATGTCCAGCGCCGATCTGGGCGTCGATGAGTCGTTCGCGCAGAAGATGGTGCGCACGACCATGGACGTTGATTGCCCGCCGTGGCTGGACTTTCTACATGGTGGCCTCAATTTCCAGGTGGTGCACCATCTTTTCCCTCGCCTCCCGAGGCATAACTTGCGCCGGGCGCAGCCGTATGTCAAGGAATTCTGCCGCGACGTTGGAATTCCCTATGTCATATTCGGTTTTACGCGGGGGAACAAGGAAGTCATTAGTAGACTGGGTGAGGTTGCCGACCAATTGAGGGTATTGGAGGAATGCAGAAAGGTTGCTGCGAAGGATTTGATCGGGGGTCGCCATGGCCGTTGA
- a CDS encoding non-canonical purine NTP pyrophosphatase yields the protein MPLTYKNTIPCAMIKAEQMKGPVLTEDSALEFLAINGLPGPYVYVTETLGLYAVQEFYSALEITDCVSFWLCAFSSRPGVEPVLFQGRVDSQTVTPRGSNGFAFDPIFEVQGRIRRDAQTKACQARSKNKVIYRWTTRISCQNCSARAQALS from the exons ATGCCCTTAACTTACAAGAACACGATACCTTGCGCCATGATTAAGGCTGAGCAGATGAAAGGCCCAGTTTTGACCGAAGATAGTGCTCTTGAGTTTCTTGCTATAAATGGACTCCCGGGCCCCTATGTGTATGTGACAGAGACGCTTGGCTTGTATGCCGTCCA AGAGTTTTATTCGGCGCTTGAAATAACGGACTGTGTCAGCTTCTGGCTTTGTgctttctcctccagaccGGGTGTCGAGCCTGTCCTATTCCAGGGCCGGGTTGACAGTCAGACTGTCACGCCGAGGGGATCTAATGGCTTTG CCTTCGATCCAATATTCGAAGTTCAAGGGAGAATACGGAGAGACGCTCAAACAAAGGCATGTCAAGCTCGCAGCAAAAATAAGGTGATTTACCGATGGACAACTAGAATCAGTTGTCAGAATTGCTCTGCAAGAGCTCAAGCATTGTCTTAG